The Shewanella mesophila genome contains the following window.
ACAAGCTGAAGCTAAGCGTGCTAACGACCGTATCGACAACATCGCTTCTTCTTACAAGAAGTAATTTGTCTATATCGGCAACACAACTGTGTTGCCGATATGTTCCCCCTCGCCATCCTTTCCCCATTTTACAACAACATTATTTACGCTCTTAAGTAAATCTTAACTCGCGCAATCTGTACTAAACCAAGCCCCATGGTTCAACACGCATATCATTGAAAGTTATCTACCTCTGCCTTTGACACTGGCTGCCCTGCTCAAATTTCACTCTTTAAGCCATTACTTTAGCAACCCAAAAGCGCCCCGAGGGACACTTATTGATAGAGCGGTAAACAATTAAAGAGATTAGTGGTCTCCAACATTATACTCTTGGGCCGTTAACTCATCATGACTAATAATCATCGGAATACCGTTTTGGGTCAGCAGCGCATCATTAGCCTTTGTGTTATCCACTTTATCTTGGCTGATAAACTTAACGACTTTACTACTTAAACTCAGCACCTTCTCACGCTGCTCGCCTTCTGACTTAGACAGTGGCGAATGAACCTCGATTATTTGCCGGCCATCAGGCTCTGAGGATATTTTCACAGTTTGGTTAATAATTCTCACGCTATCGCCGTATTTAGCTTGATGAAACAACCATTCAATATCGTCAGGATTGAGCCTTATACAGCCAGCGCTAACGCGCATTCCAATACCAAAATCTTTATTGGTTCCATGGATAAGATAGCTACCATCACCATAGGAAAGCTGCATAGCATACTTACCAAGTGGGTTATCAGGGCCAGCAGGAACCACCCGAGGTAACACTTCACCTTTTTCCCTTAAATGCTCGGCTCTCAAGCTGGCCGGAGGCGTCCAACTAGGATTGGGGATACGCGACTTAATTTTGGTCGTCATCTCGGGGGTTTCACGCCCTACTCGCCCAATTCCGACAGGAAAGACGTGAACCTCTCTACCACTTTTGGGAAAATAATAGAGACGAAGTTCAGGTAAATTGATAACTATGCCTTTTCTCGGTACATCTGGCAGCAACATCTGGGTGGGGATAACTAATTCAGTACCCGGTGTTGGCAAAAAAGGATCCACACCAGGATTAGTCTCCATCAACTCCAAGATGCCAATATTATACCGTTCTGCAATGGTCTTGAAATAATCGCCCTTTTGCACGACATGTGTCTGCAACTCTCCGATCAGGCGCCCGCCTTGAGCTGGGAGTGAATAAACATTCGCTAACAGCTGCAGCGGGAATAGGCATAGGATGAACAACAGCATTTTACGCATCATCAACAATCGCTTCCAAAAATTACTCGATTAATAGCTCAAAGGTTAACCCGAGCCGACTCCATTTTCTAGTCTTGATTCCGCAGCAAGTCTTAATTGACCTTGTCATCAATTAACTTTGTACTCAAGGTCAAATAGAAGTCGATCTCAAGCTTGCTAAAGTCACCAGTCAACATTTGCCGCTTCTGTTTATCACCCGCGCGCCACGCATAAGGAGTCATCTCTAACAAGGTAATGGCATCCTCTGGTGTGACATCAAGGGTAAAGCTAATTCTTTGCTGGGTCACTAAGGCTAATTGCTTAGGTAAGGTTAGCTCTGCCTTTTTCTCGGTTAAATCACTATAAAGAAACTCTTTAACCTGCCACAGATGGCGAGGACCGGGGGCTAGCTGTACAAAGAGACCACCAGGTTTTAGGACCCGTAATAGCTCTTTGCCCTTTAATGGCTTATCGATGAGAGTGATGAGATCAAAGCTGGCATCGGCAAAAGGTAACTGCTTAAGTTGGCTAACAATGTAGGTCGCATCGGCGTGACTCTTCGCCGCAGCAAACAGCGCATTTTCGGCCTCACCTATTCCCGTTTGGGTAAATCCATTCGACAGATGTTGAAGGCTTGAAGTTAACGCCCGCAGGTAAAAGCCTTCACCGCAATCGAAATCCAGATGGTTTATTGGCTCAGGAGAAGATGCTAAAGCACTCGCTACATATTGATTTAACGCCTCAACGACCGGAGCAAAGACACCAGATTCCAGTAAAAAGCGTTTTGCGCGCATGAGCTGACGCGAATCGATATTGGGTTTTTTCGCCTGACTAAAAATCCAATAGCCTTGATCATTTTTATCTAAATGATGTTTGTTGACGCAATGCAACCCTTGTGAGGCCTGATGAACCGACATCGGTGACTGGCAAATAGGGCATAAATAATGGCTTTGCATTAGTTCTCTTCAATAATTCATGGTAAATAAAAACATTAAGCGAAAATAACTGCGCACAACACAGCACCTAATGCTAAACGATAAATAACAAAAGGCGTCATTCCCATCCGGCTAATAATCTTTAAAAAGTAGTGGATACAAAGATAAGCTGCAACGAACGAGAGCGCAGTGCCCAGTATAAGCGCCTGTAAATCGACACTTTCACCGCTTTCAATCAAATCTTTGACCACCAAAATAGCAGCGCCCAAACTCACAGGCACTGACATCAAAAATGAGAACCTAGCTGCGGCTTCACGACTGAGTCCGAGCATTAATGCAGCAGTGATAGTGGCACCAGAACGGGAAGTTCCTGGAATAAGCGCCATTGCTTGAGCGACGCCGATAACTAACGCTTTCTTCCAACCCACCTGAAACTCATTAAAGCCCTCGCGAGTCATCCTATCTGCCCACCAAAGGAGCAAACCAAAGACTATGGTAGTAAAAGCGATAACCTCAATATTACGCAGATGGGTAGCGATAAATCCTTTCGCTGTAAACCCGACGATAACGGCCGGGATCGTGGCAAAAATGATCCACCAAGCCAACTTACTCTCTTCATTTTGTTGACGACTTACTATGCTGCCAGTCCAAGCGGTGAACATCGACCATAACTCACGACGAAAATAGATAACCACAGCCAACAATGAGCCAGTATTGACTGCGACATCGAACGTTAATCCCTGATCTTGCCACCCTAATAATTGCGCCGGAAGAATAAGATGCGCCGAACTAGAAATAGGTAAAAATTCAGTAAGGCCTTGGATTAAAGCCAATACAATTACCTGAAAAGTGTCCATGTTAATCCTTTATAAATGCGTCTTAATAAGACCAATAAAACTCAATCGGCCACAGCTTTTGCTGCGACTTATCATAATTATCCCAAAGGGTTTGGTATGTTTGTTGCTCGACAGGGTGTACCAGATTCGGTGCTATCTCGGCTAAGGGCCATAACACAAAGGCATTAGTTGTGATCTCGGCCCTTGGTAATTCAACTGGCGCAGTCACTACGCAATCATCAAACAACAATAGATCGAGATCTAATGTCCGCGGGCTAAACTTCTTGGCGCCTATTTCTCGACCATTGTCTTGCTCAATACGTTTAAATACAGCAACTACCTGAGCAATATCCAGCTGAGTATCAGCCGCGACAACCATATTCAAAAAATTACTACCATCAAATCCAACGGCCTCACTTTCAAAAACCGATGATAAACATAAATTTGAGAAATCTTTAGACAAGGCTTTTAATGCGGCATTGAAATAGTGCTCAGCTTCAATATTACTACCGATACTAATAAAGATACGTGCCATAGCGTTATAAGTGACCTCGTTCAATCTCTACACCCACAGCAGTCGCGGCGGGCACAGCGCCTGGTTTCATCACTTTGACTTTGACCCAAGGCACGTCAAACTCTGTCATCACGCACTTAGCACAAAGTTCGGCAACCGTTTCAATTAACTCTATCGGTTTTTCTGTAATCAATGCGG
Protein-coding sequences here:
- a CDS encoding L,D-transpeptidase family protein, with amino-acid sequence MMRKMLLFILCLFPLQLLANVYSLPAQGGRLIGELQTHVVQKGDYFKTIAERYNIGILELMETNPGVDPFLPTPGTELVIPTQMLLPDVPRKGIVINLPELRLYYFPKSGREVHVFPVGIGRVGRETPEMTTKIKSRIPNPSWTPPASLRAEHLREKGEVLPRVVPAGPDNPLGKYAMQLSYGDGSYLIHGTNKDFGIGMRVSAGCIRLNPDDIEWLFHQAKYGDSVRIINQTVKISSEPDGRQIIEVHSPLSKSEGEQREKVLSLSSKVVKFISQDKVDNTKANDALLTQNGIPMIISHDELTAQEYNVGDH
- a CDS encoding methyltransferase domain-containing protein, producing MQSHYLCPICQSPMSVHQASQGLHCVNKHHLDKNDQGYWIFSQAKKPNIDSRQLMRAKRFLLESGVFAPVVEALNQYVASALASSPEPINHLDFDCGEGFYLRALTSSLQHLSNGFTQTGIGEAENALFAAAKSHADATYIVSQLKQLPFADASFDLITLIDKPLKGKELLRVLKPGGLFVQLAPGPRHLWQVKEFLYSDLTEKKAELTLPKQLALVTQQRISFTLDVTPEDAITLLEMTPYAWRAGDKQKRQMLTGDFSKLEIDFYLTLSTKLIDDKVN
- a CDS encoding undecaprenyl-diphosphate phosphatase, which translates into the protein MDTFQVIVLALIQGLTEFLPISSSAHLILPAQLLGWQDQGLTFDVAVNTGSLLAVVIYFRRELWSMFTAWTGSIVSRQQNEESKLAWWIIFATIPAVIVGFTAKGFIATHLRNIEVIAFTTIVFGLLLWWADRMTREGFNEFQVGWKKALVIGVAQAMALIPGTSRSGATITAALMLGLSREAAARFSFLMSVPVSLGAAILVVKDLIESGESVDLQALILGTALSFVAAYLCIHYFLKIISRMGMTPFVIYRLALGAVLCAVIFA
- the folK gene encoding 2-amino-4-hydroxy-6-hydroxymethyldihydropteridine diphosphokinase; translated protein: MARIFISIGSNIEAEHYFNAALKALSKDFSNLCLSSVFESEAVGFDGSNFLNMVVAADTQLDIAQVVAVFKRIEQDNGREIGAKKFSPRTLDLDLLLFDDCVVTAPVELPRAEITTNAFVLWPLAEIAPNLVHPVEQQTYQTLWDNYDKSQQKLWPIEFYWSY